The Intestinibaculum porci DNA window TGTGCAATTCGCGCCACTTAGAAAAGATTAAATAAGTCTTGCAATTCAGGAAAGAATCATTTTTGGTTTTGCTTGTCTTGTTGGACCGATGAAAAGCGAGCCTGCCAAAGCATGTTCTTCATCTTTTTTATATGTCACAAAAGACTAAAAGAGAGCTTAACTTCATAGAAATAAGAGACAAGGGCGTTGAAATGTTGATTCTTTATCATTTCTTTATATTCATTTGAAAGAATTTGTGATAAGATAACTACGTGAGAAATATTTTGGAGAGGTGAATTTATAATGGTAAAAAGTATTGGTGTTTTAACTTCTGGCGGTGACGCGCCAGGGATGAACGCGGCAGTTCGTGCAGTAGCGAGAACATGCTTAAATAAAGGCATTGATGTTTACGGGGTTATGTTAGGTTATAAAGGCTTACATGATGGTCAGTTCTATAAATTCAATAGACATTCAACGCGTAACATTATCAATGTCGGCGGGACGATGTTAAAGAGTGCTCGTTTCCCAGAATTTAAAGATCCTAAGGTTCGTCAGGAAGCGATTGAACAGATGCAGAAAGTCGGCATGGAAGCATTAGTAGTCATCGGTGGTGACGGCAGCTACCATGGGGCTCTTGAGTTAACAAAAATGGGTGTGAACTGTATTGGGATTCCAGGTACAATCGACAATGATATCCCTGATACAGATTATACAATCGGTTTCGATACCGCTTTAAATACAATCGTTGATGCCTTAGACAAATTAAGAGATACATCAGGCTCTCACCAGAGATGTACCATTCTTGAAGTTATGGGTAGAACATGCGGTGACTTAGCTGTTAATGCGGGGATCGCAGCGGGGGCTGAAATCATCATTACCTCACATACTGGTTTTGATGAACAGAAAGTCATTGAACAGTTAAGATTATCGAAAGCTTCTGATAAGAAACATGCGATTGTTGTTATTACCGAACATATTACAGATGTTCAGGAATTAGCAAAACATATCGAAGCAGAAACAGGTTTCGAAACACGTGCAAACGTTTTAGGACATATGCAGCGTGGTGGCCGTCCTACAGCCAGAGATCGTATCTTAGCTTCACGTATGGGTATTAAAGCTGTCGAATTACTGGAAGAAGGCAAGGGCGGTTTATGTGTTTGCCAGCATGGTGAAGATATCGTCGCTGAACCAATCTTAACGTTATTCGAACATAAGAGACAAGTGCCTCAGGGCATCTATGACGATGTATTAAAGTTACGTTAAAACATAAGACCAGTCGCAGGACTGGTTTTCCTTTCCAAAGCTATGAAAAAATATATCGTACGAAAATAAAAGATAATAATAATTTACACAAAAACCTTTTACGTAAAGGCTTTTTTAAGATTGTGAAAAATTTTAAGTGATAGTGGTTACATTTTGTTTATCTCTTGTATTTTTGAAAGAGGTTTGTTAAGATACATGCGAGGACACAAAAGGTCCCTAAAGATGCTATAAAAGTTTTATTAAAAAAGGGAGAAGAAAAATGGCAAAAGATAAAATGAAAAAGACTAAAATTGTTTGTACAATTGGTCCAGCTTCAGACAACGAAGAAATGCTTAAAAAGTTATTCAAAGCAGGAATGAACGTAATGCGTTGTAACTTCTCACATGGTGATCATGAAGAACATGCAGCAAAGATGGCTCTTTGTAGAAAAGTCAACAAAGAATTAGGCACTAATGTTGCCATTATGTTGGATACTAAAGGTCCTGAAATCAGAACTGGCGACTTCGAAGGCGGCGCTACTGAATTCAAAAAAGGTCAGGTTTCAGTAATCACTACTGAAGATATCGTAGGTACTGCTGATCGTTTCACAATCACTTACAAAGATTTATATAAAGATGTTAAACCAGGTAGCTTCATCTTAGTAAATGATGGTCAGGTTGAATTATTAGTTGACCATATCGAAGGCGAAGATATCTACACTGTAGCAGCAAACGGCGGCCGTGTTAAGAATAAACGTGGGATCAACGTTCCAGGTACTGCTTTACAGTTTGATTTCTTATCTGAAAAAGATAAATCTGACTTAATCTTCGGTTGTGAACAGAATATTGATTATATCTCTGCTTCATTCGTCAGAAGACCTCAGGATGTCTTAGATATCAAGAAATTATTATGTGAACATGGTAAACCTGATATCAAAGTATTCTCTAAGATCGAATGTGTTGAAGGTGTTCAGAACATGGATGGTATCCTTGAAGTTTCTGATGGTATCATGGTTGCCCGTGGTGACTTAGGTGTTGAAGTACCAGCAGAAGACGTTCCAGGTATCCAGAAAGAATTAATCAAGAAATGTAACGCTGTTGGTAAACCAGTTATCACTGCTACTCAGATGTTAGAATCTATGCAGGAAAACCCAAGACCAACAAGAGCAGAAGTTTCCGATGTTGCTAACGCAATTTTCGATGGTACTGATGCAATCATGTTATCTGGTGAATCTGCTCAGGGTAAATATCCTGAAGAAGCTGTTCGTACTATGAACAAGATCGCTAAGAAGACTGAAGAAGAATTAGACTATGGTCATATGTTAAGATATGCAATCAGAACTGCTGATGACAATACTTCAGAAGCTATCTGTATGTCAGTTGCTCAGATCGCTCATAACTTCAACGTAGAAGCAATCATTGCCTTCACTGAAACAGGCGGAACTGCAAACCGTATGGCTCGTTATAAACCAGAATGCCCAATCATCGCAGCAACTCCTTACGATGAAACATTAAGAAAATTAGCAATCTCTTGGGGTGTAAAACCAGTTAAAGTTAATGAAATGAAATCTAAAGAAGGTTTAGTATCATTAGCAAACATTGTTGCCAAAGAAAACGGTATCGAAGCTGGTTCAAAAGTATTAGTAACTGGCGGTACACCAGGTGTTGTTGGTCAGACTAACTACTTAGAATTAATCACAATCAAATAATAAGTGATTCATAAGAGGTGAGTAAAAGCTCATCTCTTTTTTTGTGTTTTATGATATGATAGAGCGGATGAACAAGGAGATGAGGTACATGAATAAGACATTTTCCGTCACTGTTGATTTTGATCAGCTGGTTGAGGATCACGATCGTAATGGGAATATTGGCTATCTTTATTTAAGGGAATGTTACAAAAGATTAGAAGTGACAGCATTTCTAAAGAAGTATCAATTGAATGCAGAGTTATTTGCGTTTTTTGTCTATACCGATGTTATTGACGACTTACAAAACCTTCAGGAGATTTATCATTATCGCCGGCATTATCTTCATGGACCGCAGTTCACGACTGATGATCTTGGGGAACTTGAATATGGTTTCACAGAACATCGGAAAGAGTATCTGATGTATTTACAAAAACGAATGATCGTACTTTATCCAAAATCAAAAGACAATATCATCAAAGTATTTAAAGAATATCGTCGTGCCTCGGATTTACTACCCTTACTGGAAATTACGAAACGCTGTGTCATCACAGTCTTATACGAAGATATAAATAAAGGTCGTTACTACTTTAATAATGCACAGTTGAGAACGACACTACGTGATATGTCGGTGATCAATATCAATGATCAATATTATCAGGCTGGTTATGAAAACTCATATGTTTTAAAAGCATTAGAGGATACTTATCATTTAGGTTTGAATAAACGCTATTATACGATTGAGGAAATGCATGCTAAACTTAAAAGGTAAGCATAATCATATGAAGAAACAGATCATGATCCTGATTTTGCTTGGCAATATTTCACTGATTTATGTTAGAGCGGAGCTTTTTCTTTATCAGGATCAACATCTCATGGGCAAACGACGTATCCACATAATGAAGCGGGGACATATAGGAACTTGATGTTTGGGATGATCGATCTGATGAAAAATAAAGAAGACCTCAAAAATGCATAGGAAGTTCAAATGCTTTGCTAATCCTTTTGGAGATGAGAAAGACTGGAGTACGTCTGATGTAAAGATATGAGAAAGTTGTTTAACCCCAAAGCTATGGCAAGAAAAGATATTTGTTAGTGAGAATCAATGGTATGAAGATGAGAAATGACAAAAGGTCAATAAGGGGCTTTTGGAAAGAACGGACATTGGTGATATAAGAGGAAAAACTATTATGAGAAGATATTAATGATTGGAGAGAAATATGAAGGTCACTTACAATAAAAAAGCAAAAGATCCCACTTATTATATTCAGGAAAGCTATCGTAATAAAGATGGTAAGTCTACAACCAGAACGGTAAAAATATTAGGGAAACATTCAGCGTTACTTAAGATGACGGATGATCCTTTAGCTTATGCACAAGAAATAGCGAAAAAGATGACGGAAGAAAAGAAAGAAACGATCACTTATACGATTGATCCAAATCAA harbors:
- the pyk gene encoding pyruvate kinase encodes the protein MAKDKMKKTKIVCTIGPASDNEEMLKKLFKAGMNVMRCNFSHGDHEEHAAKMALCRKVNKELGTNVAIMLDTKGPEIRTGDFEGGATEFKKGQVSVITTEDIVGTADRFTITYKDLYKDVKPGSFILVNDGQVELLVDHIEGEDIYTVAANGGRVKNKRGINVPGTALQFDFLSEKDKSDLIFGCEQNIDYISASFVRRPQDVLDIKKLLCEHGKPDIKVFSKIECVEGVQNMDGILEVSDGIMVARGDLGVEVPAEDVPGIQKELIKKCNAVGKPVITATQMLESMQENPRPTRAEVSDVANAIFDGTDAIMLSGESAQGKYPEEAVRTMNKIAKKTEEELDYGHMLRYAIRTADDNTSEAICMSVAQIAHNFNVEAIIAFTETGGTANRMARYKPECPIIAATPYDETLRKLAISWGVKPVKVNEMKSKEGLVSLANIVAKENGIEAGSKVLVTGGTPGVVGQTNYLELITIK
- the pfkA gene encoding 6-phosphofructokinase, translating into MVKSIGVLTSGGDAPGMNAAVRAVARTCLNKGIDVYGVMLGYKGLHDGQFYKFNRHSTRNIINVGGTMLKSARFPEFKDPKVRQEAIEQMQKVGMEALVVIGGDGSYHGALELTKMGVNCIGIPGTIDNDIPDTDYTIGFDTALNTIVDALDKLRDTSGSHQRCTILEVMGRTCGDLAVNAGIAAGAEIIITSHTGFDEQKVIEQLRLSKASDKKHAIVVITEHITDVQELAKHIEAETGFETRANVLGHMQRGGRPTARDRILASRMGIKAVELLEEGKGGLCVCQHGEDIVAEPILTLFEHKRQVPQGIYDDVLKLR